From one Enterobacter kobei genomic stretch:
- the amyA gene encoding alpha-amylase, with product MKNPTLLQCFHWYYPDGGKLWPEIAERASGFNDIGINMVWLPPASKGASGGYSVGYDTYDLFDLGEFDQKGSVATKYGDKAQLLAAIAALRENDIAVLMDVVVNHKMGADEKESIHVNRVNEQDRTQIDEDVIQCEAWTRYSFPVRNGEYSRFVWDYKCFSGIDHIENPDEDGVFKIVNDYTGDGWNHQVDDELGNFDYLMGANIDFRNTAVAEEIKYWARWVMEQTGCQGFRLDAVKHIPAWFYKEWIEHVQDVAPQPLFIVAEYWSHEVDKLKQYIDQVDGKTMLFDAPLHMKFHEASLQGSHYDMSQIFTGTLVEADPFHAVTLVANHDTQPLQALEAPVEAWFKPLAYALILLRENGVPSVFYPDLYGASYDDTGGDGEVHHVDMPIIHQLDQLILARQRFAHGVQTLWFDHPNCIAFSRSGTLEEPGCVVVLSNGDDGEKTLSLGDNYGNKVWRDFLGNREETVSTNELGEGTFTCNGGSVSVWVIDEAA from the coding sequence ATGAAAAACCCCACCTTATTGCAGTGCTTTCACTGGTATTACCCTGACGGCGGAAAACTCTGGCCGGAAATCGCCGAACGCGCTTCAGGTTTCAATGACATCGGCATCAATATGGTCTGGCTTCCCCCGGCGTCTAAAGGCGCATCGGGCGGTTATTCCGTGGGCTATGACACCTATGACCTGTTCGATCTGGGCGAGTTTGACCAGAAAGGCAGCGTCGCTACCAAATACGGTGACAAGGCGCAACTGCTGGCAGCGATTGCCGCCCTGCGGGAAAACGACATTGCGGTATTGATGGACGTGGTGGTGAACCACAAAATGGGTGCCGATGAAAAAGAGTCCATTCACGTCAACCGGGTAAATGAGCAGGATCGCACGCAAATCGACGAGGACGTCATTCAATGCGAAGCCTGGACGCGCTACAGCTTCCCGGTGCGTAACGGCGAGTATTCACGCTTTGTCTGGGACTATAAATGCTTCAGCGGCATCGATCATATCGAAAATCCTGACGAAGACGGCGTCTTCAAAATCGTCAATGACTATACCGGCGACGGCTGGAACCATCAGGTGGATGATGAACTGGGGAACTTTGACTACCTGATGGGGGCGAACATTGATTTTCGTAACACCGCAGTGGCGGAAGAGATCAAATACTGGGCGCGCTGGGTCATGGAGCAGACTGGCTGCCAGGGTTTTCGCCTCGACGCGGTAAAACATATCCCGGCCTGGTTCTATAAAGAGTGGATCGAGCATGTGCAGGACGTTGCGCCGCAGCCGCTGTTTATCGTGGCAGAATACTGGTCCCACGAAGTCGACAAGCTGAAGCAGTATATCGATCAGGTGGACGGCAAAACGATGCTGTTCGACGCCCCGCTGCATATGAAATTCCACGAAGCCTCGTTACAGGGCAGCCACTACGACATGAGCCAGATCTTCACCGGTACGCTGGTGGAAGCCGATCCCTTTCATGCCGTGACGCTGGTCGCTAACCACGATACGCAGCCGTTACAGGCGCTGGAAGCCCCGGTGGAAGCCTGGTTTAAGCCCCTCGCCTATGCGCTGATCCTGCTGCGGGAAAACGGCGTGCCCTCGGTGTTTTATCCGGATCTGTATGGCGCAAGCTATGACGACACCGGCGGTGACGGTGAGGTGCATCACGTCGATATGCCGATCATCCACCAGCTTGACCAGTTGATCCTCGCCCGCCAGCGTTTTGCCCACGGCGTGCAGACGCTCTGGTTTGATCACCCGAACTGTATAGCCTTCAGCCGCAGCGGCACGCTGGAGGAACCCGGTTGCGTGGTGGTGCTCTCCAACGGGGATGACGGCGAAAAAACCCTGAGTCTCGGCGATAATTATGGCAACAAAGTATGGCGTGATTTTCTTGGCAACCGTGAGGAAACGGTATCCACCAACGAACTGGGCGAAGGCACCTTCACCTGTAACGGCGGCAGCGTGAGCGTGTGGGTCATCGACGAGGCGGCGTAA
- a CDS encoding flagellin N-terminal helical domain-containing protein: MAVINTNTLSLMTQNNLTKSQSSLGSAIERLSSGLRINSAKDDAAGQAIANRFTSNINGLTVAARNANDGISLAQTAEGALSEINNNLQRVRDLTVQAQNSSNSASDIDSIQSEVNERMKEIDRVTTQTDFNGQKILNNSAATAKSYDFQVGSKDDETISISINSAAGWNLASASGSTTTAPAAGVYKNTATASTLAQVAGDARKVNAIGFDVISGKVTGAAVGGGSPLKDIDEAIKAVDTQRSSLGASQNRFESTITNLNNTVSNLSAARSRIQDSDYATEVSNMSRAQILQQAGSSVLAQANQVPQTMLSLLR; the protein is encoded by the coding sequence ATGGCAGTGATCAACACTAATACCTTGTCGCTGATGACTCAGAACAACCTGACTAAATCTCAGTCTTCTCTGGGCTCTGCGATCGAACGTCTGTCTTCTGGCCTGCGTATCAACAGCGCAAAAGATGATGCTGCTGGTCAGGCGATTGCAAACCGCTTCACCTCTAACATCAACGGCCTGACCGTTGCTGCCCGTAATGCCAACGACGGTATTTCTCTGGCGCAGACCGCTGAAGGCGCACTGAGCGAAATCAACAACAACCTGCAGCGTGTCCGTGACCTGACCGTTCAGGCGCAGAACAGCTCTAACTCCGCATCTGATATCGATTCCATTCAGTCTGAAGTTAACGAGCGCATGAAAGAGATCGATCGTGTTACAACACAAACCGATTTCAATGGCCAGAAAATCCTGAATAACAGTGCTGCCACTGCTAAGAGTTATGATTTCCAGGTCGGTTCTAAAGATGATGAAACTATCAGCATTTCTATCAATAGTGCCGCTGGCTGGAATCTGGCATCCGCAAGTGGTTCCACTACTACAGCGCCGGCAGCAGGTGTCTATAAAAACACTGCAACAGCTTCGACACTGGCTCAAGTTGCTGGTGATGCCCGTAAAGTTAATGCAATTGGGTTTGACGTTATCTCTGGTAAAGTGACCGGTGCGGCAGTAGGCGGGGGTAGTCCTCTTAAAGACATCGATGAAGCGATTAAAGCGGTCGATACTCAGCGTAGCTCATTAGGTGCATCCCAGAACCGTTTCGAGTCCACCATCACTAACCTGAACAACACCGTGAGCAACCTGTCAGCTGCCCGCAGCCGTATTCAGGACTCCGATTACGCAACTGAAGTTTCCAACATGTCCCGCGCGCAGATCCTGCAGCAGGCTGGTTCTTCTGTACTGGCTCAGGCCAACCAGGTTCCGCAGACCATGCTGTCCCTGCTGCGATAG
- a CDS encoding flagellin N-terminal helical domain-containing protein gives MAVINTNTLSLMTQNNLTKSQSSLGSAIERLSSGLRINSAKDDAAGQAIANRFTSNINGLTVAARNANDGISLAQTAEGALSEINNNLQRVRDLTVQAQNSSNSASDIDSIQSEVNERMKEIDRVTTQTDFNGQKILNNSAATAKSYDFQVGSKDDETISISINSAAGWNLASASGSTTTAPAAGVYKNTATASTLAQVAGDARKVNAIGFDVISGKVTGATVGTGSPLKDIDEAIKAVDTQRSSLGASQNRFESTITNLNNTVSNLSAARSRIQDSDYATEVSNMSRAQILQQAGSSVLAQANQVPQTMLSLLR, from the coding sequence ATGGCTGTTATCAATACTAACACCTTGTCGCTGATGACTCAGAACAACCTGACTAAATCTCAGTCTTCTCTGGGCTCCGCGATCGAACGTCTGTCTTCTGGCCTGCGTATCAACAGCGCAAAAGATGATGCTGCTGGTCAGGCGATTGCAAACCGCTTCACCTCTAACATCAACGGCCTGACCGTTGCTGCCCGTAATGCCAACGACGGTATTTCTCTGGCGCAGACCGCTGAAGGCGCACTGAGCGAAATCAACAACAACCTGCAGCGTGTCCGTGACCTGACCGTTCAGGCGCAGAACAGCTCTAACTCCGCATCTGATATCGATTCCATTCAGTCTGAAGTTAACGAGCGCATGAAAGAGATCGATCGTGTTACAACACAAACCGATTTCAATGGCCAGAAAATCCTGAATAACAGTGCTGCCACTGCTAAGAGTTATGATTTCCAGGTCGGTTCTAAAGATGATGAAACTATCAGCATTTCTATCAATAGTGCCGCTGGCTGGAATCTGGCATCCGCAAGTGGTTCCACTACTACAGCGCCGGCAGCAGGTGTCTATAAAAACACTGCAACAGCTTCGACACTGGCTCAAGTTGCTGGTGATGCCCGTAAAGTTAATGCAATTGGGTTTGACGTTATCTCTGGTAAAGTGACCGGTGCGACAGTAGGCACGGGTAGTCCTCTTAAAGACATCGATGAAGCGATTAAAGCGGTCGATACTCAGCGTAGCTCATTAGGCGCATCCCAGAACCGTTTCGAGTCCACCATCACTAACCTGAACAACACCGTGAGCAACCTGTCAGCTGCCCGCAGCCGTATTCAGGACTCCGATTACGCAACTGAAGTTTCCAACATGTCCCGCGCGCAGATCCTGCAGCAGGCTGGTTCTTCTGTACTGGCTCAGGCCAACCAGGTTCCGCAGACCATGCTGTCCCTGCTGCGTTAA
- the fliT gene encoding flagella biosynthesis regulatory protein FliT, with the protein MEANVGLLHHYQQLLMASCSMLNLAREGRWDDLIEHELNYIAAVEKLTQFQDTGDVATAVQAQVRPLLKQILDNEVELKTLLHQRMEELRTLVGQTSRQHNLNSAYGRLSGNILFPSEL; encoded by the coding sequence ATGGAAGCCAATGTCGGGTTGCTCCACCACTATCAGCAGTTGCTCATGGCCAGTTGCAGTATGCTTAATCTCGCACGAGAAGGCCGCTGGGACGATCTGATAGAACATGAACTTAACTACATTGCGGCAGTGGAAAAACTGACACAATTTCAGGATACCGGCGACGTGGCGACAGCCGTCCAGGCACAGGTTCGCCCGCTGCTCAAGCAGATCCTGGATAATGAAGTTGAGTTAAAAACCCTGTTACATCAGCGCATGGAAGAGCTGCGGACGCTGGTGGGGCAAACCTCCCGTCAACATAACCTGAATTCAGCATATGGACGCCTTTCTGGTAATATTCTTTTCCCGAGCGAGCTGTAA
- the fliD gene encoding flagellar filament capping protein FliD, which produces MASISSLGAGTSLNLDTLYTNLETAEQTKLSPITSQQTSYKAKLTAWNVVQTALTKLQTASDALKNTSAIASAKVTSTNTAFSAALSNNASAGTYSVEVTALAASQSLLSPKVASKDTDLGDASLASRTITIAQPGQKDPLTVTLAADKTSLADVRDAINAKQGSVTASIIKADDNSYYLSLTSRDSGTKNAMTVTTNDSELAKYIGYDATGTNPSNMTQQVAAADAKVKINGIEITRSSNSITDAPEGVTLNLTKLTTGSPETLTVVKDNAPMTAAINAFVDAYNSLQTTIGSQTKYTAVDKGTTTGQDSSNGDLLGDGTLRNIQTRLRSMLTSSQSNDGTLSTLSQLGITQDINGKLKVDSTKLDKALNEKPADVISFLSGDGKTTGFATQNSDLLKSILGTDGSLQNATAGINKTLKQLDEQKVRVTAQITATMAQYKSQFTALSKLVSSMESTGSYLTQQFNAMNS; this is translated from the coding sequence ATGGCATCGATAAGCTCACTTGGCGCAGGCACCAGCCTGAATCTGGATACCTTATATACCAACCTGGAAACCGCCGAACAGACAAAGTTATCCCCGATTACGTCGCAGCAGACCTCTTATAAGGCAAAGCTGACCGCATGGAATGTGGTGCAAACCGCGCTGACTAAACTGCAGACGGCTTCCGACGCGCTGAAAAACACCTCGGCTATCGCCTCGGCCAAAGTCACCAGCACGAACACCGCGTTCAGCGCCGCGCTGTCTAACAACGCCTCGGCGGGTACCTACTCCGTAGAAGTAACGGCGCTTGCCGCCTCCCAGTCGCTGCTCAGCCCGAAAGTGGCGAGTAAAGATACCGACCTGGGTGATGCCAGCCTCGCCTCACGCACCATTACCATTGCGCAGCCGGGCCAGAAAGATCCGCTAACGGTAACGCTCGCGGCGGATAAAACCAGCCTCGCGGATGTACGTGATGCGATCAACGCCAAACAGGGCAGCGTTACCGCCAGCATTATTAAAGCGGACGATAACAGCTATTACCTGTCGCTGACCTCCCGCGACAGCGGCACGAAAAATGCCATGACCGTCACCACCAATGACAGCGAGCTGGCGAAATACATTGGTTATGATGCTACCGGCACTAACCCAAGCAATATGACGCAGCAGGTTGCCGCGGCCGATGCCAAAGTTAAGATTAACGGTATTGAGATCACCCGCAGCAGCAACAGCATTACCGATGCGCCGGAAGGCGTGACGCTGAATCTGACGAAACTCACTACCGGCAGCCCGGAAACCCTGACGGTCGTTAAAGATAACGCGCCAATGACCGCAGCCATTAATGCGTTCGTTGATGCCTATAACTCGCTGCAGACCACTATCGGCAGCCAGACCAAATATACAGCTGTCGATAAAGGCACCACCACCGGTCAGGACTCCAGCAATGGCGACCTGTTAGGCGACGGTACGCTGCGTAATATCCAGACGCGTCTGCGCTCCATGCTGACCAGTTCCCAGAGCAACGACGGCACCCTGTCGACCCTTTCGCAGCTTGGGATCACACAGGATATTAACGGCAAGCTGAAAGTTGACAGCACCAAGCTTGATAAGGCGCTGAACGAAAAACCTGCCGATGTGATCAGCTTCCTGTCCGGCGATGGCAAAACCACCGGTTTTGCGACCCAGAACAGTGACCTGCTGAAAAGCATTCTCGGCACCGATGGTTCGCTGCAAAACGCCACCGCCGGTATCAACAAAACGCTCAAGCAGTTAGATGAGCAAAAAGTTCGTGTGACTGCGCAGATCACGGCCACCATGGCACAGTACAAATCGCAGTTTACCGCGCTGAGTAAACTGGTTTCCTCAATGGAATCCACCGGTAGCTACCTGACTCAGCAATTTAACGCGATGAATTCATAA
- the yedD gene encoding lipoprotein YedD, translated as MKKVAILGALLALTGCVQVENYQAVVKHPAPAGLAGYWQSNGPQSALVSPEAMASLIVTPEGDTLDCRQWQRVIAVPGKLMLSGDDLKNVTRKLEIYGVERDGNQLEYAGMILKRVERPTSECAEALAKNPLPSPLP; from the coding sequence ATGAAAAAAGTAGCAATTTTGGGCGCGCTGCTGGCCCTGACCGGCTGTGTACAGGTGGAAAATTATCAGGCCGTGGTAAAACATCCGGCCCCGGCGGGGCTGGCGGGCTACTGGCAGTCAAACGGTCCGCAGAGTGCGCTGGTCAGCCCGGAAGCGATGGCCAGCCTGATCGTCACCCCGGAAGGGGATACGCTGGATTGCCGCCAGTGGCAGCGGGTGATAGCCGTCCCGGGTAAACTGATGCTGAGCGGTGACGATCTGAAAAACGTCACCCGTAAGCTGGAAATTTATGGCGTGGAGCGTGACGGCAATCAGCTGGAATATGCGGGCATGATCTTAAAACGCGTCGAGCGCCCGACCAGCGAATGCGCCGAAGCGCTGGCGAAAAATCCGCTGCCCTCGCCGTTACCCTGA
- the fliS gene encoding flagellar export chaperone FliS: MYTKSGIQAYATVGVESAVLSASPHQLVVLLFDGALSAMKKAAILIEQGDIPGKGQALSKAINIITNGLRAGLNHDVGGDLSANLDSLYDYMTRRLLHANLHNDVSAIEEVTILLNNIADAWKEIGPNNPNARESF, encoded by the coding sequence ATGTATACAAAATCGGGAATTCAGGCTTATGCAACGGTCGGCGTGGAAAGCGCCGTCCTGAGCGCCAGCCCCCATCAACTTGTGGTCCTGCTGTTTGACGGCGCGTTAAGCGCCATGAAAAAAGCGGCCATTTTGATTGAGCAGGGAGATATTCCCGGTAAAGGACAAGCGCTGTCCAAGGCCATCAATATCATTACCAATGGTTTGCGCGCGGGACTCAATCACGATGTCGGTGGTGATCTCTCCGCAAACCTGGATAGCCTGTATGACTACATGACACGACGTCTTTTACACGCCAATCTGCACAATGACGTCAGCGCCATTGAGGAAGTCACAATTTTGCTCAACAATATTGCGGACGCCTGGAAAGAAATTGGTCCCAATAATCCTAATGCGCGAGAGTCTTTCTAA